One part of the Chryseobacterium sp. 7 genome encodes these proteins:
- a CDS encoding OmpA family protein encodes MKLGLLLLATTLPIAAFAQNSSTTVNSSTEYPNTFSSGSANVQPFDNKARRFRDWSISVGGGPAFMVHSDLKSIRKDNIKWGYNAYVSIDKQISHTFGLSIMYTRGETKQTAQLPGAAGQAAGIATGTTQVDQLALLGDINFSNLLRRVDNHSPYRWALHGYMGIGLQGYRTSLHDNDVNKWGNKTHPEFIDVPLGISSVYYQGGLGLKYNVSKLIDLEARTMYFISGDDEFDGGGLSYSNYNMLNPRKSDNSWSVTLGASFKLGKHESHLAWHDPLQEAYYRTSVLENASTDLVVCEKGDADNDGVCDDWDRQLDTPAGARVDGAGVALDMDLDGVIDLYDKCVTVPGPVENNGCPVK; translated from the coding sequence ATGAAATTAGGTTTATTATTATTGGCTACAACCTTGCCAATTGCTGCTTTCGCTCAAAATAGCAGTACCACGGTAAACTCTTCCACAGAGTACCCTAATACCTTCTCTTCAGGTTCCGCTAATGTACAGCCTTTCGACAACAAAGCCAGACGTTTCAGAGACTGGTCTATTTCTGTTGGTGGAGGTCCTGCATTTATGGTTCACTCGGATTTAAAATCTATCCGCAAGGATAATATTAAATGGGGATATAATGCTTATGTAAGTATAGATAAACAAATTTCTCATACTTTCGGTCTAAGTATTATGTACACAAGAGGAGAAACAAAACAGACAGCGCAACTACCCGGAGCAGCTGGACAAGCAGCCGGAATAGCTACAGGTACAACTCAAGTTGACCAACTGGCTTTATTAGGAGATATCAACTTCTCTAATTTATTGAGAAGGGTTGATAATCATTCTCCTTACAGATGGGCTTTGCACGGATATATGGGGATAGGTCTTCAGGGATACAGAACATCATTGCATGACAATGATGTGAACAAATGGGGAAATAAAACACACCCTGAATTTATAGATGTTCCCCTAGGAATCAGCTCTGTATATTATCAGGGAGGTTTAGGTCTTAAATACAATGTTTCAAAACTTATTGACCTTGAAGCAAGAACCATGTACTTTATTAGTGGTGATGATGAATTTGATGGAGGTGGTCTTTCATACAGCAACTATAACATGCTTAATCCAAGAAAATCAGATAATTCATGGTCCGTAACTTTAGGAGCAAGCTTCAAATTAGGAAAACATGAATCTCACCTTGCATGGCACGATCCTCTTCAGGAAGCATACTACAGAACAAGCGTTCTAGAAAATGCATCTACTGATCTTGTAGTTTGTGAAAAAGGAGATGCTGATAATGATGGAGTATGTGACGATTGGGACAGACAGCTTGATACTCCTGCTGGAGCAAGAGTAGATGGTGCCGGAGTTGCTTTGGATATGGATCTTGACGGAGTTATTGATCTTTATGACAAATGTGTAACTGTACCGGGACCTGTTGAAAATAACGGATGCCCAGTAAAATAA
- the folK gene encoding 2-amino-4-hydroxy-6-hydroxymethyldihydropteridine diphosphokinase has protein sequence MSQHKVVLLLGSNLGEQKKNIELALEKIKEAGNNISQISEYLMSEPVEFASSNIFCNIATIIFTPLSPIQLLDCIKNIEVEMGRVNDSKASGGYTDRIIDIDIIKYNELNFTSERLVIPHKKHLFERDFSRILLEKFI, from the coding sequence ATGTCGCAACATAAGGTCGTTTTGTTACTAGGAAGTAACTTAGGAGAGCAAAAAAAAAATATAGAGCTTGCTCTTGAGAAAATAAAAGAGGCAGGAAATAACATTTCACAAATTAGCGAATATTTAATGTCTGAACCCGTAGAGTTTGCCAGTTCCAATATTTTTTGTAATATTGCAACAATAATATTCACTCCTCTTTCACCAATTCAACTGCTTGATTGTATTAAGAATATAGAAGTTGAGATGGGAAGAGTTAATGATTCAAAAGCATCCGGAGGGTATACTGACAGGATAATTGATATTGATATCATTAAGTATAATGAATTAAACTTTACATCAGAAAGACTAGTAATCCCACATAAAAAACATCTTTTTGAAAGGGATTTTTCAAGGATATTATTAGAAAAATTTATTTAA